The Arachis ipaensis cultivar K30076 chromosome B05, Araip1.1, whole genome shotgun sequence nucleotide sequence ACGGACATGGTGGACGATCTGAATCGTATCTACCGATTGGATAGAGTTTCTCACATTGTTGGTAGCATCAATGAAGAGGTTAGTAAATGAATTTTTTTCAACAAGTTAGATTATAAATCTTAGCAATACTTAATGAGATAGAGTGGCATCAGGTGGTTAGGGTGCTACCAGAGCCAGGTGGAGTACAACATCGACCTCATGTAGCACTCGACATAAATTTTTTGATGTTGAAGGAAGGTAGGGGTGGTGATCATTAGTTTCCTATTACGTTATAGTCTTTGCAATTCCATTGGACTCACAGGGCCCAGCATGTACTTCAGTTTGATGCTGTTCTGGATTTAGGACCACCACAGTTATAATTAGAATGGTGGTATGAGCATGGGCGGAGGTTCTTGTCACCAAAGCTCTTCCTCGGTGAGCCTAGAGTAGTTGCAATCTCGGCCGAGGCGACACAGAGAGATCCAGGACAGGCACCTCCCATGGAGCAGGTGCCTGATGTTCCAAACATGTGTCGTGTTGAGCGAAAATATCGTGTTGAGATACGAGTGAGTGATCATAAGTAGAGGTAGGTCAAGGATGAGCTTGCTGTGCTAGAGGGGAGGGGTTGACCCCTTAGACGAGGTAGAGGTCAAGGCCAACATAGAGGTAGAGGTGGAGGTAAAGGTAGAGGTTGTCGTGGAGGTCAAGGTGGAGGCAGAGATGGTGGAAGTGGAGATGATGGTGGGGGTAGAGATAATAGTGGAGGCAGAGATGGCGGTAGTGGTGCTAAT carries:
- the LOC107640885 gene encoding probable H/ACA ribonucleoprotein complex subunit 1, whose product is MVDDLNRIYRLDRVSHIVGSINEEHGRRFLSPKLFLGEPRVVAISAEATQRDPGQAPPMEQVPDVPNMCRVERKYRVEIRVSDHKRGRGQGQHRGRGGGKGRGCRGGQGGGRDGGSGDDGGGRDNSGGRDGGSGANGGSRVDSGRGYDFGGADYGRGDGFGGADGGGGGDYFVGGSSSYIDGKGRQTYTSSSQLFPDLVSAAAIELHFVRS